A single region of the Biomaibacter acetigenes genome encodes:
- the cas1b gene encoding type I-B CRISPR-associated endonuclease Cas1b, with protein MKKPIYIFSSGELKRKDNTIYFENEEGQKFIPVENTSEIFVFGEVNVNKRFLEFITQAEIILHFFNHHDYYVGSYYPREHLNSGFMILKQAEHYLDAGKRQKLASEFVMGASKNIQHVLRYYSNRGKNLAEVENGIKNLEQKIYACSDVEELMAIEGNTRDYYYKAFDYILEKPEFTFGQRTRRPPQNNLNTLISFGNSMIYTIVLSEIYKTHLDPRIGYLHATNFRRFTLNLDIAEIFKPIIIDRVIFTLIGRNMITKDDFEKSTAGIVLKENARKTFVEELENKLKTTFNHRTLGKNVSYRRLIRLELYKLEKHLMGEEEYKPYVASW; from the coding sequence ATGAAAAAGCCGATTTACATATTTTCCAGCGGAGAACTTAAAAGAAAGGACAATACCATATATTTTGAAAACGAAGAAGGCCAGAAATTCATTCCGGTGGAAAACACCAGTGAAATATTTGTCTTTGGCGAAGTGAATGTCAATAAAAGATTTCTGGAATTCATAACCCAGGCCGAGATAATTCTCCACTTTTTCAATCATCATGACTATTATGTCGGGTCTTACTACCCCAGAGAACATCTCAACTCTGGCTTTATGATATTAAAGCAGGCTGAACATTACCTGGATGCCGGCAAAAGGCAAAAATTAGCATCCGAGTTTGTTATGGGGGCATCCAAAAACATACAACATGTACTCAGATATTATTCCAACAGGGGCAAGAATTTAGCTGAAGTTGAAAATGGAATAAAAAATCTGGAACAAAAAATCTATGCCTGCTCAGATGTGGAAGAATTGATGGCTATAGAAGGCAACACCCGGGATTACTATTACAAGGCCTTTGACTATATCCTGGAAAAACCTGAGTTCACTTTCGGGCAAAGGACCAGGCGGCCACCTCAGAACAATCTCAATACACTCATAAGCTTTGGCAATTCAATGATATATACCATAGTATTGAGTGAAATTTATAAAACCCACCTGGATCCCAGGATAGGTTATCTCCATGCAACCAACTTCCGCCGATTCACCCTCAACCTTGACATAGCGGAAATATTTAAACCCATTATAATTGACAGAGTAATTTTCACCTTGATTGGTAGAAATATGATAACAAAAGATGATTTTGAAAAAAGCACAGCAGGTATAGTTCTCAAAGAAAATGCAAGAAAAACCTTTGTGGAAGAACTGGAAAATAAATTGAAAACCACCTTCAACCACAGGACTCTCGGTAAAAACGTTTCCTACCGCCGCCTGATAAGGCTAGAGCTTTACAAACTGGAAAAGCACCTGATGGGTGAAGAAGAGTATAAACCGTACGTTGCCAGCTGGTGA
- the cas6 gene encoding CRISPR-associated endoribonuclease Cas6 — translation MRIRLTFNTDGNLIIPVQYNYLIQSMIYRNISPGLADFLHDHGYIINGRQFKLFTFSRLEGRFIMRKDKKIEFTSPVQLTVASAVEKFLRELAEGMLRNDNLNINGQRLILESVGVSQPLEDEDFGEEITIKMLSPMVAYNTVERDNRSRTYYFSPWDEWFSELIRSNLEKKYKLVTGGTTGGDIQIIPIGPRDEKYCKVLDYKKTVVKGWLGIYKVRGDKRLMKIAYDTGLGSKNPQGFGCFEIIGGIKNWPGRRPV, via the coding sequence ATGAGGATCAGGCTGACATTTAATACCGACGGTAATCTCATAATACCGGTGCAGTACAATTATTTGATTCAAAGCATGATTTACCGCAATATTTCCCCTGGCCTTGCGGATTTTTTACACGACCATGGATACATCATCAATGGCAGGCAGTTCAAGCTATTTACTTTTTCACGCCTGGAAGGCCGTTTTATCATGAGAAAGGATAAAAAAATAGAATTTACTTCCCCTGTTCAGTTGACTGTAGCTTCAGCGGTGGAAAAGTTTTTGAGGGAACTGGCCGAAGGCATGCTCAGAAATGACAATTTGAATATCAATGGACAGAGGCTGATATTGGAAAGCGTAGGAGTATCCCAGCCGCTGGAAGATGAAGATTTTGGAGAAGAAATCACCATAAAGATGCTTTCTCCCATGGTGGCATACAACACCGTAGAAAGAGATAACCGTTCCAGGACATATTATTTTTCTCCGTGGGACGAGTGGTTTTCAGAGCTCATCAGGTCAAATCTTGAGAAAAAATATAAACTGGTAACGGGGGGTACCACTGGCGGTGACATCCAGATCATCCCTATTGGCCCCAGGGACGAGAAATATTGCAAGGTGCTTGATTATAAGAAAACGGTGGTCAAGGGATGGCTAGGCATCTACAAAGTCAGGGGCGACAAAAGGCTTATGAAGATAGCTTATGACACAGGGCTTGGGAGCAAGAATCCCCAAGGGTTTGGATGCTTCGAGATCATCGGTGGCATTAAAAACTGGCCGGGAAGGAGGCCAGTTTAA
- a CDS encoding Asp23/Gls24 family envelope stress response protein: MVQGKTIINDSVFVEIAREAMQKVEDVFRQERKGAFLGLTRIFTERFTPQIAVKKTEAAGIDEGFGTVALDVKISVIYGVNIPEVAKKVREKIVSEIETLTGYAVEKVDITIEKIIKPEQVTDDKKSEEEKEE, encoded by the coding sequence ATGGTTCAGGGAAAAACTATCATAAACGACTCCGTATTTGTGGAGATCGCCAGGGAAGCCATGCAAAAGGTGGAGGATGTATTCCGCCAGGAACGCAAGGGAGCTTTCCTGGGTCTCACCAGAATATTTACCGAGAGATTTACACCCCAGATCGCCGTGAAAAAGACCGAGGCCGCCGGCATCGATGAAGGCTTTGGCACGGTAGCCCTCGATGTCAAGATCAGCGTCATCTACGGTGTCAATATCCCTGAAGTGGCAAAAAAGGTCAGAGAAAAGATAGTCAGCGAGATAGAAACCCTCACAGGCTATGCAGTGGAAAAGGTGGATATCACCATCGAAAAAATAATAAAACCCGAGCAGGTCACCGACGACAAAAAATCTGAAGAAGAAAAAGAGGAATAA
- a CDS encoding DUF5685 family protein — MFGYIKPYKPEMKIKEYEVFKAYYCGLCKELGKRYGLFSRFSLNYEHTFLAIVLSALSDESIDMKLEPCIAHPFGKRPVIKNNEYIAYAADMNILLTYYKFLDMKKDEKKFLGTFGSLAFYNQFKKARSKYPEKAFAIEQNLRALDALERERCASIDKAAEPFANLMKEILPYPGMKFEESIVPDLEHIAYNLGRFIYIIDAYDDMEKDMKNRSYNPILLQFGKQLKNNEGGDPGGSFFRGTAKEEAKEWVCFNLTFTLSLIDRSFKKLEFKKNRGIIENVVKIGLYKELERIMKGDKKCKTRMKF, encoded by the coding sequence ATGTTTGGATACATAAAGCCCTACAAACCCGAAATGAAGATAAAGGAATATGAGGTATTCAAAGCCTATTACTGCGGCCTTTGTAAGGAGCTGGGGAAAAGGTACGGCCTTTTTTCAAGGTTTTCCCTGAATTACGAGCATACATTTTTGGCCATCGTCCTTTCGGCTCTGTCTGATGAAAGCATCGACATGAAGCTGGAGCCGTGTATTGCCCATCCCTTTGGCAAAAGGCCCGTGATAAAAAATAATGAATACATAGCCTATGCGGCTGATATGAATATCTTGCTGACATACTACAAGTTTCTGGACATGAAAAAGGATGAAAAAAAGTTCCTGGGCACCTTCGGAAGCCTTGCCTTTTACAATCAATTCAAGAAAGCCCGGTCAAAGTATCCGGAAAAGGCCTTTGCCATAGAGCAAAATCTCCGGGCACTGGATGCTCTGGAAAGGGAAAGGTGTGCATCTATAGATAAAGCGGCAGAGCCTTTTGCAAACCTTATGAAAGAGATACTTCCCTACCCCGGCATGAAATTTGAAGAATCCATAGTGCCCGATCTGGAACACATCGCTTACAACCTGGGAAGATTCATATATATTATCGATGCCTATGACGATATGGAAAAGGACATGAAAAACCGAAGCTATAACCCCATACTCCTGCAGTTTGGAAAGCAGTTGAAAAATAATGAAGGAGGGGATCCAGGGGGGAGTTTCTTCAGAGGAACCGCCAAAGAAGAGGCTAAAGAATGGGTATGCTTTAACCTGACGTTTACTTTAAGCCTCATCGATCGGTCCTTTAAAAAGCTTGAGTTTAAAAAGAACCGGGGAATCATCGAAAATGTGGTTAAGATCGGCCTTTACAAAGAACTGGAGAGAATCATGAAAGGAGATAAAAAATGCAAAACCCGTATGAAGTTTTAG
- the cas4 gene encoding CRISPR-associated protein Cas4: MAHQIIPDQDHPYIEMGRLIDEESYDRDKKKINFENVVLDLVRSDEGDIIVGEVKKSSRAEESARMQLAFYLYKLKESGVNARGVLLFPEERKRIMVELTPELENELEQIFKDIERVIFQATPPPFKKIGYCKNCGYKEFCWS, encoded by the coding sequence ATGGCCCACCAGATCATACCCGATCAAGATCACCCGTATATAGAAATGGGCCGGCTCATAGATGAGGAAAGCTATGACAGAGATAAGAAAAAAATAAACTTTGAAAATGTGGTCCTCGATCTAGTGAGATCCGATGAAGGAGATATAATAGTGGGCGAAGTCAAAAAAAGCTCCAGAGCAGAGGAAAGTGCCAGGATGCAGCTTGCATTTTATTTATACAAGCTCAAGGAAAGCGGGGTTAATGCCCGGGGTGTTCTGCTTTTTCCCGAAGAGCGAAAGAGAATAATGGTGGAACTTACGCCAGAGCTTGAAAATGAGCTGGAGCAAATCTTTAAAGATATCGAAAGGGTCATATTTCAGGCAACACCGCCTCCTTTTAAGAAGATAGGTTACTGTAAAAATTGTGGATACAAGGAGTTTTGCTGGTCATGA
- the cas5b gene encoding type I-B CRISPR-associated protein Cas5b — MMKTLVFDVYGDFGHFKKFYTTSSPLTFAFPPPPTVRGMLGAIIGVDKNDYLDVLSHDKCKIAVRILSPVKKIRMGLNHINTKGNYWIPAKKGSHEARTQIRTEFLKNPAYRLYVCHEDDQIQNRFVENIRSHKTVYTLSLGLSELLADFKFVGLSEFTERKNGEGHITTVIPMSVIDEYGITFEKDKKYFKEKIAMEMTRDRVVERYEDVIFEVQGKTIYARTNIYWEDEKGERIIFF; from the coding sequence ATGATGAAGACACTGGTATTTGACGTATATGGGGATTTTGGCCATTTCAAAAAATTTTATACGACATCATCCCCTCTCACCTTTGCTTTTCCCCCGCCTCCTACAGTGAGGGGGATGTTGGGTGCTATAATAGGGGTAGACAAAAACGACTATCTCGATGTACTGTCGCATGATAAGTGCAAAATTGCCGTCAGAATTCTTTCGCCGGTGAAAAAAATCCGCATGGGGCTAAATCACATAAATACGAAAGGGAATTACTGGATTCCGGCAAAAAAAGGGTCTCATGAGGCCAGAACCCAGATACGCACCGAGTTCTTGAAAAATCCTGCCTACAGGCTTTACGTCTGCCACGAAGATGACCAGATTCAAAACCGCTTTGTGGAAAATATTCGATCCCACAAAACAGTATATACGCTGTCCCTTGGGCTCAGCGAACTTTTAGCGGATTTTAAGTTCGTGGGGCTTAGTGAGTTTACCGAAAGAAAAAACGGGGAAGGCCATATAACCACCGTAATTCCAATGAGTGTTATAGATGAATACGGTATAACCTTTGAGAAAGACAAAAAGTACTTCAAAGAAAAAATAGCGATGGAAATGACCCGGGACCGCGTTGTGGAAAGATATGAGGACGTGATCTTCGAAGTCCAGGGTAAAACAATTTATGCCCGCACTAACATTTACTGGGAGGACGAAAAAGGTGAACGCATCATCTTCTTCTAA
- a CDS encoding type II toxin-antitoxin system HicB family antitoxin: MKYVYPAIFTPDGNGYSVEVPDLPGCFTCGDSLADAIDMARDAISMWLCDAEDKSEPIPLPSNIKDIPHAANSFVNLIDVDTDFYRKENDNRAVKKTLTIPSWLNAKAEKANINFSQVLQAALKEHLGIQDRP, translated from the coding sequence ATGAAATATGTATATCCTGCAATCTTTACACCTGACGGCAATGGTTACAGTGTAGAGGTTCCTGATTTGCCGGGTTGCTTTACTTGCGGCGATAGCTTGGCAGATGCTATAGATATGGCACGTGATGCTATATCTATGTGGCTCTGTGATGCAGAAGATAAATCAGAACCAATTCCATTGCCAAGCAATATAAAAGATATACCACATGCTGCTAATAGTTTTGTTAATCTCATTGACGTAGATACCGATTTTTACCGCAAAGAGAATGACAACCGTGCCGTTAAAAAAACCCTCACCATACCAAGTTGGCTAAATGCAAAAGCGGAAAAAGCGAATATAAACTTTTCTCAGGTGCTTCAGGCAGCTCTAAAAGAGCATCTGGGCATCCAGGATAGGCCGTAA
- the cas3 gene encoding CRISPR-associated helicase Cas3', which produces MNASSSSNLYSHPEKALEEHMINVADIAQQNLRQSPANFPGQITRDRLFRLIKTCGLLHDLGKATGFFQRYLFASEEEKKNLKSMEETHHGLLSAVACFFAANAEFEQDEDLKGDDRSFLSFIAFLTVKRHHGNLEDIVDEAVLNDKEQVLMAQIESIDEKKLTILNTALKQNGLKQDITVENLKKWVMNLSGELRSIRRKLRGLGRSRRLDPYLITNYLFSLLIDADKSEVSTGKVLERNDANLDSSIVDKYKESMNFKDTFLNKLRQKAYNEVVYSPLDLEKRVYSINLPTGLGKTLTSLAFALKLRKEVHAKKGFFPRIIYSLPFLSIIEQNAGEFEKVLKAGGLDVDTSLLLKHHHLSEYTYKKDDEVYEPDDAKILIEGWNSEIIVTTFVQLFHALLSNKNKNLRKFHRLSGSIIILDEVQSIPFKYWLLVREILKTLIEQMDSYVVFVTATEPMIFSREEVFPLTDRKKYFNVMDRVVIKPEITRDISVEEFAESIEINDGRSYLFILNTIRSAKTFYNLLKQKAGEKEVAFLSTHVVPFERLRRIEKMRDGRVSIAVTTQLVEAGVDIDFNVVYRDLAPLDSINQSAGRCNRNWGKKGEVIVVSLKDEKRLYSSYIYDDVLLDMTRRILQKKEIIEEKDFLELIESYYREMQDKKSSDRSRELLSAVYSMKYTSVDETPCISDFKLIDEDYPKLDVFIELNDEAEEIWQDYIRIKEIKNIIKRRLAFSQIKADFYKYTVSIPMNVANLPPEVANFRYVNRNSLKDYYDEDTGFRCEGVTALW; this is translated from the coding sequence GTGAACGCATCATCTTCTTCTAACCTTTATTCCCACCCGGAAAAAGCCTTGGAAGAACATATGATAAATGTGGCAGATATAGCACAGCAAAACCTGAGGCAAAGTCCAGCCAATTTTCCCGGCCAAATAACCAGGGACAGGTTGTTTAGGTTGATAAAGACATGCGGCCTGCTCCATGACCTGGGGAAAGCCACCGGCTTTTTCCAGAGGTACCTTTTTGCCTCTGAAGAAGAAAAGAAAAATCTCAAGTCTATGGAAGAAACCCATCATGGGCTTCTCTCGGCAGTAGCATGTTTTTTTGCGGCCAATGCCGAATTCGAGCAGGATGAAGATTTAAAAGGCGATGACAGGAGTTTTTTGTCCTTCATCGCCTTTTTGACCGTTAAAAGGCATCACGGCAATCTGGAAGATATAGTGGATGAGGCCGTGTTAAATGATAAAGAACAGGTGCTCATGGCACAGATAGAAAGTATCGATGAGAAAAAGCTTACTATCTTAAATACGGCTCTTAAACAAAACGGTTTAAAGCAGGATATAACTGTAGAAAATTTGAAAAAATGGGTAATGAATCTTTCAGGAGAATTGAGGTCTATACGGAGAAAACTCAGAGGTCTTGGGCGCAGTAGAAGATTAGACCCTTACCTTATCACCAACTATCTTTTTTCCCTTCTAATAGATGCCGATAAGAGTGAAGTATCCACAGGTAAAGTGCTGGAAAGAAATGATGCGAACCTTGACTCGTCTATTGTAGATAAATATAAGGAGTCGATGAACTTCAAAGATACATTTTTAAATAAACTGAGGCAGAAAGCCTATAATGAGGTAGTTTACAGTCCTCTGGACCTTGAAAAAAGAGTGTATTCCATAAACCTTCCGACCGGCCTGGGCAAGACTCTGACATCTCTTGCTTTTGCCCTGAAACTCAGAAAGGAGGTCCATGCAAAAAAAGGCTTTTTCCCCCGCATCATTTATTCGCTGCCTTTTCTCAGCATTATTGAGCAAAATGCCGGCGAATTTGAAAAGGTGCTTAAAGCCGGCGGCTTGGATGTGGACACCAGCCTGCTCTTAAAACACCATCACCTGTCTGAATACACCTATAAAAAAGATGATGAAGTGTATGAGCCGGACGATGCCAAGATTCTCATAGAAGGCTGGAATTCGGAAATCATAGTTACCACATTTGTCCAGCTGTTTCATGCACTATTATCCAACAAAAACAAAAACCTTCGAAAATTTCACCGGCTCTCGGGCAGCATCATCATACTGGATGAAGTTCAGTCCATACCATTTAAATACTGGCTGCTGGTGAGGGAAATTCTGAAAACATTGATTGAACAGATGGATTCCTATGTGGTTTTTGTGACTGCTACAGAACCCATGATTTTTTCGAGAGAAGAAGTTTTTCCACTGACAGACAGAAAGAAATACTTTAATGTTATGGACAGAGTGGTAATAAAACCAGAGATAACACGCGATATAAGTGTAGAAGAATTTGCCGAAAGCATTGAAATAAATGACGGTAGAAGTTATCTGTTTATTTTGAATACCATCAGGTCTGCGAAAACTTTTTATAATTTGCTGAAGCAAAAGGCAGGAGAAAAAGAAGTGGCGTTTCTCTCCACCCATGTGGTCCCCTTTGAGCGGCTCAGGCGTATAGAAAAGATGCGCGACGGCAGAGTCAGCATTGCTGTTACGACCCAGCTGGTGGAGGCGGGAGTCGACATAGACTTTAATGTGGTATACAGAGACCTGGCGCCCCTTGACTCCATAAACCAGTCTGCCGGGCGCTGCAACCGCAACTGGGGGAAAAAGGGTGAAGTAATCGTGGTATCCCTGAAAGATGAAAAAAGATTGTACTCATCTTACATATACGACGATGTACTGCTGGACATGACCCGACGCATATTGCAGAAAAAAGAGATCATAGAGGAAAAAGATTTTCTTGAATTAATCGAATCGTATTACAGAGAAATGCAGGATAAAAAATCCAGTGACAGGTCCCGTGAACTTCTTTCGGCAGTTTACAGCATGAAATATACCAGCGTAGATGAAACTCCATGCATTTCGGATTTTAAATTGATTGATGAGGATTATCCCAAACTGGATGTCTTTATAGAACTGAACGATGAAGCGGAGGAAATATGGCAGGATTATATCAGGATAAAGGAAATAAAAAACATCATCAAGAGAAGGCTGGCTTTCAGCCAAATAAAAGCCGATTTTTATAAATACACCGTATCAATTCCTATGAATGTGGCAAACTTACCTCCGGAAGTGGCGAATTTTCGTTATGTCAATAGGAATTCTCTGAAAGATTATTATGATGAAGATACAGGTTTTAGATGTGAAGGGGTGACGGCCCTGTGGTAA
- a CDS encoding TIGR02556 family CRISPR-associated protein, translating into MKYLYRSGAANGADLSPTAKLSGKPEGTFDRKILGWFNILDDKKTKLTDAEKIFLNGIRDVLKENAGFIKREILTIREKTPKKEGIVVTLKIKNQDLTKYVGDFPVFREFLKKQVNDKAFSISAANKMCSICGEKKATVFGNLDTYAFYTLDKPGYITGGFDEAKAWRNFPVCPECKLALEEGKKFVESNLTFKFCGIRYNLIPKFILGEYGISDEIIDIFTNTSRIVSLKQKVMERIANDDEEILDVLKDLNDVITLNFLFIQKSNAAERILLNIEDVFPSRIRKIFDIKHEVDYVYNSNFTFGTIRNFFSKSDPNKRDYDLDGYFLDIVDRIFKDRPVSFYFVLQFIMKKIRDEFINDRYFYLSVRNGMMSVSFLEKLELIKMEEDIMEESIFDGMFKKYGPAFETPLKRGLFLLGSLTELLLRKQYKERSSKPFMKNLKSLKMSERDFKSLLPEVQNKLEEYDSFDKGKRMLAAEASNYLLQAGDNWKMPVDEMNFYFACGMNLVNDVADIIYPDKKVAEQELGQEEANQ; encoded by the coding sequence ATGAAGTATTTATACAGAAGCGGGGCTGCCAACGGTGCAGACCTTTCACCTACCGCAAAACTCAGCGGTAAACCAGAAGGTACCTTTGACAGAAAGATCCTGGGCTGGTTCAACATCCTGGACGATAAGAAAACAAAGTTGACGGATGCGGAAAAGATTTTTTTGAACGGTATCCGTGATGTCCTCAAAGAAAATGCCGGTTTTATAAAAAGAGAAATCCTGACCATTCGGGAAAAAACGCCCAAAAAAGAAGGAATTGTAGTAACTTTAAAAATTAAAAATCAGGATTTAACGAAATATGTGGGAGACTTTCCGGTATTCAGAGAATTTTTAAAAAAACAGGTAAACGATAAGGCTTTTAGTATTTCCGCTGCCAATAAGATGTGTTCCATATGCGGTGAGAAAAAGGCTACAGTTTTCGGAAATCTTGATACTTACGCTTTTTATACCCTCGACAAACCCGGGTACATAACTGGGGGCTTTGATGAAGCAAAAGCCTGGCGGAACTTTCCTGTCTGCCCCGAATGCAAACTGGCGCTGGAAGAGGGTAAAAAGTTTGTAGAATCAAACCTGACCTTCAAGTTCTGCGGCATCAGATACAACCTCATCCCAAAATTTATTCTCGGGGAATATGGAATATCGGACGAGATAATAGATATTTTTACAAATACTTCCCGCATTGTTTCCCTGAAGCAAAAAGTCATGGAAAGGATAGCAAACGACGATGAAGAAATCCTTGATGTTTTAAAGGACCTGAATGATGTAATAACTTTGAACTTCCTTTTCATACAAAAATCGAATGCGGCGGAAAGGATCCTCCTCAATATAGAAGATGTTTTTCCCTCCCGGATAAGGAAAATTTTCGACATAAAGCACGAAGTCGATTATGTTTACAACAGCAACTTTACTTTCGGCACCATCAGGAATTTCTTCTCCAAATCAGACCCCAACAAGAGGGATTATGATCTGGATGGATATTTCCTGGACATTGTCGACAGGATCTTTAAAGACCGCCCGGTAAGTTTCTATTTTGTCCTGCAATTTATCATGAAAAAAATAAGGGATGAATTTATCAATGATCGCTATTTTTATCTATCAGTCAGAAATGGTATGATGTCGGTAAGCTTCTTAGAAAAGCTTGAACTTATAAAAATGGAGGAAGATATCATGGAAGAAAGTATTTTTGACGGGATGTTCAAAAAATACGGCCCTGCCTTTGAAACACCTTTAAAACGGGGATTGTTTCTCTTGGGGTCTTTAACGGAGCTGCTGTTAAGAAAACAGTATAAAGAACGAAGCTCCAAGCCATTTATGAAAAACTTAAAGAGCCTGAAAATGTCAGAAAGAGATTTCAAAAGCCTTTTGCCGGAAGTTCAGAACAAATTGGAAGAATATGATTCCTTCGATAAAGGCAAAAGGATGCTGGCTGCAGAGGCGTCCAACTATCTCCTACAGGCAGGGGATAACTGGAAGATGCCTGTGGATGAGATGAATTTTTATTTTGCCTGCGGAATGAATCTGGTAAATGATGTGGCCGATATCATTTACCCTGATAAAAAAGTGGCAGAGCAGGAATTGGGGCAGGAAGAGGCAAACCAGTAG
- the cas7b gene encoding type I-B CRISPR-associated protein Cas7/Csh2: MANIKNRSEILFVYDITDANPNGDPVDENKPRVDEETGVNIVTDVRLKRTVRDYLHDYKNQDIFILELRDDKGNLKTKEDRLAEFKDNTDLIKKCIDVRLFGATTAVKDKTMTLTGPVQFKYGRSLHRVDMTYVKGTTVMPSKEGNKQGTFTERYILPYSLIAFYGIVNENAAAAQGIDLSEEDVSLLLEGIWNGTKNLMSNSKTGQMPRLLLQVVYKEKNFHMGELDKRIRFVSDKNDEEIRDIKDGRLDITELIKALKLHKDAIERINYKADERLTLILEGKEICLKEALSGFIANELSF; this comes from the coding sequence ATGGCCAATATTAAAAACCGTTCCGAGATTTTATTCGTGTATGATATCACTGATGCAAATCCCAATGGGGATCCTGTAGATGAGAACAAGCCCAGGGTGGATGAAGAGACTGGAGTAAATATCGTCACCGATGTGAGGTTAAAAAGGACCGTGAGAGATTATTTGCACGATTATAAAAATCAGGATATTTTTATACTGGAATTAAGAGACGACAAAGGAAATTTGAAGACGAAGGAAGATAGGCTGGCGGAATTCAAAGATAACACTGATTTGATTAAAAAATGCATAGATGTGAGATTATTTGGAGCTACAACAGCAGTAAAAGATAAAACCATGACATTGACCGGCCCGGTGCAATTTAAATACGGGAGGTCTTTGCACAGGGTAGATATGACTTATGTCAAGGGCACTACTGTTATGCCTTCAAAAGAAGGCAATAAGCAGGGCACCTTCACCGAAAGGTACATACTCCCCTATTCCCTTATAGCCTTTTACGGTATAGTAAATGAAAATGCCGCCGCAGCACAAGGCATAGACCTTTCCGAAGAAGACGTATCCCTTCTTCTTGAAGGCATATGGAACGGCACAAAAAACCTCATGTCAAATTCCAAAACGGGACAAATGCCCCGGCTCCTGCTGCAGGTGGTTTACAAAGAAAAGAATTTCCACATGGGGGAACTGGACAAAAGAATAAGATTTGTAAGTGACAAAAACGACGAGGAAATTAGGGATATAAAAGACGGAAGGCTGGATATCACGGAACTTATAAAAGCCCTGAAACTCCATAAAGACGCCATCGAGCGGATAAACTATAAAGCGGATGAAAGACTTACTCTGATTCTGGAGGGAAAGGAAATCTGCCTGAAAGAGGCACTATCCGGTTTTATTGCTAATGAACTTTCATTTTAG
- a CDS encoding TM1802 family CRISPR-associated protein: MLSAVKDIGKLIIEREGRDLLSILVEDPDSNGSYKKVITIVLEQKDNGFKFAGVETEEYDSGKKNEVFIQKRGCQRCRPFTYRKTQR, translated from the coding sequence ATGCTTTCTGCAGTAAAGGACATCGGGAAATTGATTATAGAAAGGGAAGGGAGGGATTTGCTGAGTATCCTGGTGGAAGACCCGGATTCCAACGGCAGTTACAAAAAGGTCATCACTATCGTATTAGAACAAAAGGATAACGGCTTTAAGTTTGCCGGCGTAGAGACAGAGGAATATGACAGCGGCAAAAAAAATGAAGTATTTATACAGAAGCGGGGCTGCCAACGGTGCAGACCTTTCACCTACCGCAAAACTCAGCGGTAA
- the cas2 gene encoding CRISPR-associated endonuclease Cas2, whose protein sequence is MFIILVYDVGEKRVGKVLKICRKYLNWVQNSVLEGEISDAGFKKLKLELKRAINDQEDSVIFYILRTTKYSSRETMGIKKGGDEMII, encoded by the coding sequence ATGTTTATAATTTTAGTATACGATGTAGGAGAAAAAAGAGTTGGGAAAGTTCTTAAAATATGTAGAAAATATTTGAACTGGGTTCAGAATTCCGTTCTTGAAGGCGAAATATCTGATGCAGGATTTAAAAAGTTGAAACTTGAACTCAAACGAGCTATCAACGATCAAGAGGATTCGGTTATTTTCTACATACTTCGGACCACAAAATACTCATCAAGAGAGACAATGGGTATCAAAAAAGGCGGAGATGAAATGATTATTTAA